One genomic window of Salvelinus alpinus chromosome 9, SLU_Salpinus.1, whole genome shotgun sequence includes the following:
- the LOC139584479 gene encoding solute carrier family 23 member 1-like: protein MAPEKESNGLENYAFAIDGRFCDLEKDGEGSDLSEEDDKNKLAYCVTDIPPWYLCIILGIQHCLTAFGGIIAIPLILSQGLCLQHDSLTQGHLISTIFFVSGVCTLLQVTFGIRLPILQGGTFTLLAPSMAMLSMPEWTCPAWTQNASLVNATSPEYVEVWQSRMRALQGSIMVGSLFQVLVGFSGLIGLFMRFIGPLTIAPTISLIGLSLYDSAGMNAGNHWGISTMTTALIILFSQYLRHIPVPFPTYSKTKKLHTSKIYIFQILPVLLGITLSWLICYIFTISDVLPSQPEQYGYLARTDLKGDVIVQAPWFRFPYPGQWGLPTVSLAGVVGILAGVISSMIESVGDYHACARLSGAPPPPKHAINRGIGIEGLGCLLAGAWGTGNGTTSYSENVGALGITKVGSRMVIIAGGVLLIIMGLFGKIGAIFTTIPTPVVGGMFLVMFGVISAAGVSNLQYADMNSSRNIFIFGFSMFSGLVIPNWIFKNPDAIATGVVELDQLLQVLLTTSMFVGGFFGFFFDNTIPGTKRERGILAWNKIHLDDSSNTLESSEVYNLPFGISSCLSSYTWVRYVPFLPLNAPSSQDKPGVDSLETNKQPGKPEPSHIIRSVAL, encoded by the exons ATGGCTCCAGAAAAGGAAAGCAATGGTCTCGAAAACTACGCATTTGCT ATTGATGGGCGTTTCTGTGATctggagaaggatggagagggcTCCGACCTCTCTGAGGAGGACGACAAGAACAAACTGGCTTACTGTGTCACAGACATCCCACCCTGGTACCTTTGCATCATTCTGGGCATCCAG CATTGCCTGACAGCGTTTGGAGGGATCATCGCCATCCCTCTGATCCTGTCTCAGGGTCTGTGTCTGCAGCATGACAGCCTGACCCAGGGTCACCTCATCAGCACCATCTTCTTTGTGTCAGGCGTGTGCACCCTGCTGCAGGTCACCTTTGGAATCAG aCTGCCCATTCTACAGGGTGGTACTTTCACCTTGCTGGCTCCCTCCATGGCCATGTTGTCGATGCCAGAGTGGACATGCCCTGCCTGGACCCAGAATGCTTCCCTGGTCAACGCAACCTCTCCTGAGTATGTAGAGGTGTGGCAGAGCCGCATGCGAGCG CTACAGGGCTCTATCATGGTGGGCTCCTTGTTCCAGGTCCTGGTGGGTTTCTCTGGCCTCATCGGTCTCTTCATGCGTTTCATTGGCCCCCTCACCATCGCACCCACCATCTCTCTGATTGGCCTGTCCCTATACGACTCAGCTGGAATGAATGCAGGGAACCACTGGGGCATCTCAACTAT GACGACTGCTCTGATCATCCTGTTCTCCCAGTACCTCCGACACATCCCTGTACCATTCCCCACATACAGCAAGACCAAGAAACTCCACACCTCCAAGATCTACATCTTCCAGATTCTACCA GTGCTCCTTGGCATCACACTGTCATGGCTGATCTGCTACATCTTCACCATCTCTGACGTCCTGCCCTCACAGCCAGAGCAATATGGCTACCTGGCTCGCACAGACCTGAAGGGGGATGTCATAGTCCAAGCCCCCTGGTTCAGATTCCCATACCCAG GTCAGTGGGGCTTACCAACAGTGAGCCTGGCGGGAGTGGTAGGGATCTTGGCTGGGGTGATATCCTCCATGATAGAGTCGGTGGGGGACTACCACGCCTGTGCCAGGCTGTCAGGGGCCCCTCCTCCCCCAAAGCATGCCATCAACAGGGGCATTGGCATCGAGGGGCTTGGCTGTCTGCTGGCTGGGGCCTGGGGCACAGGCAACGGAACCACCTCCTACAGTGAGAATGTGGGAGCATTGGGGATCACCAAG GTGGGCAGTCGAATGGTGATCATTGCTGGTGGCGTATTGCTGATCATTATGGGACTGTTTGGTAAAATTGGAGCCATTTTCACCACCATCCCCACACCTGTGGTTGGAGGAATGTTCTTGGTCATGTTTGGGGTCATATCTGCAGCTGGAGTTTCAAATCTGCAG TATGCAGACATGAACTCCTCCCGGAACATCTTTATCTTTGGGTTTTCCATGTTTTCCGGACTGGTCATTCCAAACTGGATATTCAAGAACCCAGATGCCATAGCAACAG GTGTGGTCGAGCTGGACCAACTGCTGCAGGTGCTTCTGACAACCAGCATGTTTGTTGGAGGCTTCTTTGGGTTCTTCTTTGACAACACCATTCCTG GAACCAAGCGAGAGCGAGGCATCCTAGCCTGGAACAAGATCCACCTGGACGACTCCAGCAACACCTTGGAGAGTAGCGAGGTGTACAACCTTCCATTTGGAATCAGCTCTTGCCTCTCCTCCTACACATGGGTTCGATATGTGCCGTTCCTCCCTCTGAATGCACCCAGCTCACAGGACAAGCCAGGGGTGGACTCTTTGGAGACCAACAAGCAACCTGGGAAGCCAGAGCCCTCACATATCATCAGATCAGTGGCCCTATGA